A portion of the Brevundimonas pondensis genome contains these proteins:
- a CDS encoding peptidylprolyl isomerase — MITLFRNFAKSKWAAGLFALLILSFLIVGGSQTDVFASFGPKHVIDAGDRSIGAQQFRGDFERVRNNLQEQAGRPVSFEDMVKENIHTQYLESQTQRLGFLAWAWNAGIRPGKELVLKEIRQIPAFFNQVSGQFDQDRYEQALAAQGLTSEMLEQDLRDQYVASQFGAGVFAGARVPRIYGALLAGQALETRDGRWFTVTQAMAGSAPAPTDAQLTAFINENAAQLRRPEFRMISLVLFSPGPNSQPAPITEERIRERFEFRKAALTNPEKRTFVTLTVPNKAAADRIAADLRAGKAPAEVASANGIEVSNYADTPQSALGDPAVGAAVFALPANQVSNPIQGRVGFTVAKLTGITAGAPATLESVRGALVQELRAEDVKAATYAKVEQYEKARQEGKNLADAAQAVGARMIQLPPVTAEGRLPDGQPMNAPRQIFESAYALAKGGESDLIDAGEGQYFAVRVDDIRPAALPTLAEVRAPLAQQWTLRENARRLSAKAEELAGRVRGGEDIAKVAASVNATLVARTGVQQSRDVQAQLGEGVLRGLFGQGKGQVFADQGQAGYVVGRVDAIHGAVPALAAPLVEQVRPRLTQELANAMVEQSFNAAAARVKAKNDPAAAIAALGIEAPATAPAAPAAPAPAKK; from the coding sequence ATGATCACGCTGTTCCGCAACTTCGCCAAATCGAAATGGGCTGCGGGCCTGTTCGCCCTGCTGATCCTCAGCTTCCTGATCGTGGGCGGCTCTCAGACCGATGTCTTCGCCAGCTTCGGTCCCAAACATGTCATTGACGCTGGCGACCGCAGCATCGGCGCCCAGCAGTTCCGCGGCGATTTCGAGCGCGTGCGCAACAACCTGCAAGAGCAGGCCGGACGTCCCGTCTCCTTTGAGGATATGGTCAAGGAGAACATCCACACCCAGTACCTGGAAAGCCAGACGCAACGTCTGGGCTTCCTGGCCTGGGCCTGGAACGCCGGCATCCGCCCCGGCAAGGAACTGGTGCTGAAGGAAATCCGCCAGATTCCGGCCTTCTTCAATCAGGTCAGCGGCCAGTTCGATCAGGACCGTTATGAGCAGGCGCTCGCCGCTCAGGGCCTGACCTCGGAAATGCTGGAGCAGGACCTTCGCGACCAATACGTCGCCAGCCAGTTCGGCGCAGGCGTCTTCGCGGGCGCCCGTGTGCCCCGCATCTACGGCGCCTTGCTGGCCGGTCAGGCGCTGGAGACGCGTGACGGCCGCTGGTTTACGGTAACCCAGGCGATGGCTGGTTCAGCGCCGGCCCCGACTGACGCCCAGCTGACCGCCTTCATCAACGAAAACGCTGCTCAACTGCGTCGCCCCGAATTCCGCATGATCTCGCTGGTCCTGTTCTCGCCTGGCCCGAACAGCCAACCCGCCCCGATCACCGAAGAACGCATCCGCGAGCGCTTCGAGTTCCGCAAGGCCGCGCTGACCAATCCGGAAAAGCGCACCTTCGTCACCCTGACCGTGCCGAACAAGGCAGCCGCAGACCGCATCGCCGCGGATCTGCGTGCTGGCAAAGCCCCGGCTGAAGTCGCCTCGGCCAACGGGATCGAAGTCAGCAACTACGCCGATACTCCGCAAAGCGCCCTGGGCGACCCCGCTGTCGGCGCCGCCGTCTTCGCCTTGCCCGCCAACCAGGTTTCCAACCCGATCCAGGGTCGCGTCGGCTTCACGGTCGCCAAGCTCACCGGTATCACCGCCGGCGCCCCCGCCACCCTGGAAAGCGTCCGCGGCGCCCTGGTTCAAGAACTGCGCGCCGAAGACGTGAAGGCTGCGACCTACGCCAAGGTTGAGCAGTATGAGAAGGCCCGTCAGGAGGGCAAGAACCTCGCTGACGCCGCCCAGGCCGTCGGCGCGCGCATGATCCAGCTGCCGCCGGTCACCGCCGAGGGACGCCTGCCCGACGGTCAGCCGATGAACGCCCCGCGTCAGATCTTCGAGTCCGCCTACGCCCTGGCCAAGGGTGGCGAAAGCGATCTGATCGATGCCGGCGAAGGCCAGTATTTTGCAGTTCGCGTGGACGATATCCGTCCCGCCGCCCTGCCGACGCTGGCTGAAGTTCGCGCGCCCCTGGCCCAGCAATGGACCCTGCGCGAAAACGCCCGCCGCCTGTCGGCGAAAGCCGAAGAACTGGCCGGTCGTGTTCGCGGCGGCGAGGACATCGCCAAGGTCGCCGCCTCGGTGAACGCAACCCTCGTGGCCCGCACCGGCGTGCAGCAAAGCCGGGACGTACAAGCCCAGTTGGGTGAGGGCGTCCTGCGCGGGCTGTTCGGACAAGGCAAGGGTCAGGTCTTTGCCGATCAGGGTCAGGCTGGCTATGTCGTCGGCCGCGTCGATGCCATCCACGGCGCCGTGCCGGCTCTGGCCGCCCCGCTGGTCGAGCAGGTCCGTCCGCGCCTGACCCAGGAACTGGCCAACGCCATGGTCGAGCAAAGCTTCAACGCCGCCGCCGCGCGGGTGAAGGCCAAGAACGATCCCGCCGCCGCCATCGCCGCCCTGGGCATCGAAGCTCCGGCAACAGCTCCGGCGGCGCCGGCCGCCCCTGCGCCCGCCAAGAAATGA
- the trpE gene encoding anthranilate synthase component I, protein MSAGLGQEAERAAFVSGLKSGRPQVVVRRLIDDLETPVSAFLKVGHGRPYASLLESVEGGAVNGRYSIVTLAPDVVWRCRDGQAEMARGEAVLADRFTAEDRPALESLRALIAATRFDLPDDLPPMAAGLFGVFGYDMVRLLEPLGPANPDPLNLPDAVMARPSLVAIFDSVKHEIVLIAAAYPDSGADPDTAFNAAIARLEDFEDRLRGPLPIQREAEPVPAPDFRSPVDAAGFDAMVARAKDYIAAGDIFQVVLAHRFSAPWSQDPFAFYRSLRRGNPSPYLFFLDYVDFQLAGSSPEILVRLKDGRVTIRPLAGTRPRGATPELDKALEAELLADPKERAEHLMLLDLGRNDVGRVSSPGSVEVTESFVVERYSQVMHIVSNVHGAADPKLDAVDTLLAALPAGTLSGAPKVRAMEIIDELETEKRGVGYGGGVGYISANGEADICIVLRTAMFAKDKIFVQAGAGVVADSDPAAEYAETLAKARAPMKAAEDAWRFTATTRGQGADGKI, encoded by the coding sequence ATGAGTGCAGGCCTCGGACAGGAAGCTGAACGCGCTGCGTTTGTCTCGGGCCTGAAATCAGGCCGCCCCCAGGTCGTCGTGCGTCGCTTGATCGACGACCTGGAGACGCCCGTCTCGGCCTTCCTCAAGGTCGGTCACGGTCGGCCCTACGCCAGCCTGCTGGAATCGGTCGAAGGCGGCGCTGTGAACGGCCGCTACTCGATCGTCACCCTGGCCCCCGACGTGGTCTGGCGCTGCCGTGACGGTCAGGCCGAGATGGCGCGGGGCGAGGCCGTCCTGGCCGACCGCTTCACGGCCGAGGACCGACCCGCGCTGGAATCGCTTCGCGCCCTGATCGCCGCCACCCGGTTCGACCTCCCCGACGACCTGCCCCCCATGGCCGCCGGCCTGTTCGGCGTCTTCGGCTACGACATGGTGCGTCTGCTGGAGCCGCTGGGCCCGGCGAACCCCGACCCGCTGAACCTGCCCGACGCCGTCATGGCGCGCCCGTCGCTGGTGGCCATCTTCGATTCCGTGAAGCACGAGATCGTCCTGATCGCCGCCGCCTATCCCGACAGCGGTGCTGATCCCGACACGGCCTTCAACGCCGCCATCGCCCGCCTCGAGGATTTCGAGGACCGCCTGCGCGGCCCGCTGCCGATCCAGCGCGAGGCCGAACCGGTCCCCGCCCCCGATTTCCGCTCGCCGGTCGACGCCGCCGGGTTCGACGCCATGGTGGCCAGGGCCAAGGACTACATCGCCGCCGGCGACATCTTCCAGGTCGTCCTGGCCCACCGCTTCTCGGCGCCGTGGAGCCAGGACCCCTTCGCCTTCTATCGCTCGCTGCGTCGCGGCAACCCGTCGCCCTATCTCTTCTTCCTCGATTACGTGGACTTCCAACTGGCTGGGTCCAGCCCGGAAATCCTTGTCCGGTTGAAGGACGGCCGCGTCACCATCCGCCCCCTGGCCGGCACCCGCCCGCGCGGCGCCACGCCGGAACTGGACAAGGCGCTGGAGGCCGAGCTTCTGGCCGATCCCAAGGAACGCGCCGAACACCTGATGCTGCTCGATCTGGGCCGCAACGACGTGGGCCGCGTCTCATCGCCCGGCTCGGTCGAGGTGACGGAGAGCTTCGTCGTCGAGCGCTACAGCCAGGTCATGCACATCGTGTCGAACGTGCACGGCGCCGCTGATCCGAAACTTGATGCGGTGGACACGCTGCTGGCCGCCCTGCCCGCCGGCACCCTGTCCGGCGCGCCCAAGGTGCGGGCCATGGAGATCATCGACGAGCTGGAGACCGAGAAACGCGGCGTCGGCTATGGCGGCGGCGTGGGCTATATCTCGGCCAATGGCGAAGCGGACATCTGCATCGTCCTGCGGACCGCCATGTTCGCTAAAGACAAGATCTTCGTTCAGGCCGGCGCCGGCGTCGTCGCCGACAGCGATCCCGCCGCCGAGTACGCCGAAACCCTGGCCAAGGCCCGCGCCCCGATGAAGGCGGCCGAGGATGCGTGGCGATTCACCGCGACCACTCGCGGCCAGGGCGCCGACGGCAAGATCTAA
- a CDS encoding anthranilate synthase component II, translating to MILVVDNYDSFTYNLVHYLAELGAQTHVVRNDDLTVEEAWALKPEAVLLSPGPCAPDQAGICLPILKTAPLDMPIFGVCLGHQAIGQAFGGEVIRAKTLMHGKTSPIEHEGHSLFKGLPSPFTATRYHSLAVCRETLPDELEVTAWTADGEIMGLAHRTRPIHGVQFHPESIATEHGHEMIANFLDLAGVKRLATV from the coding sequence ATGATCCTCGTCGTCGATAACTACGACAGCTTTACCTACAACCTCGTCCACTACCTCGCGGAGCTGGGCGCCCAGACGCACGTCGTCCGCAACGACGACCTGACGGTGGAGGAAGCCTGGGCCCTGAAGCCCGAGGCCGTCCTGCTATCGCCCGGTCCCTGTGCGCCCGATCAGGCTGGCATCTGCCTGCCCATCCTGAAGACAGCGCCGCTGGACATGCCCATCTTCGGCGTCTGCCTGGGCCATCAGGCCATCGGACAGGCCTTCGGTGGTGAGGTGATCCGCGCCAAGACCCTGATGCACGGCAAGACCTCGCCGATCGAGCATGAGGGTCACAGCCTGTTCAAGGGTTTGCCGTCGCCCTTCACGGCCACCCGCTATCACTCTCTGGCTGTGTGTCGCGAAACCCTTCCAGATGAGCTGGAAGTCACCGCCTGGACCGCCGACGGCGAGATCATGGGTCTGGCCCACCGCACACGGCCGATCCATGGCGTCCAGTTCCACCCGGAATCCATCGCCACCGAGCACGGCCACGAGATGATCGCCAACTTCCTCGATCTGGCGGGCGTCAAACGGCTGGCGACGGTCTGA
- the trpD gene encoding anthranilate phosphoribosyltransferase, with translation MDGFKPLLGKLVDGRVLTPDEAHAFFSACLRGEPTPSQVAAAVTALRIRGETVDEIVAFATAMRDAALSLDHPFGEVIDTCGTGGDGQHTYNVSTAAAFVLAGAGLKVAKHGNRAISSKSGSSDVLAALGVNLDATIPQQARALDQAGIAFLFAPTYHGAMRHVGPVRAEIGFRTVFNLLGPLCNPAHATRQVMGVYDPALLEPLAEVLGRLGARRAWTVHGQGLDELTTTGQTEVAEWKDGAVRRFTVTPADAGLPLATLDDLRGGDAEHNAAALKALLAGERGPYRDIVVLNAAAALVVADRAADLREGAELAAAVIDDGRAAAALETLVRVTNTPIDPEAA, from the coding sequence ATGGACGGTTTCAAGCCTCTGCTGGGCAAGCTGGTCGACGGACGCGTCCTGACCCCGGATGAAGCCCACGCCTTCTTCTCCGCCTGCCTGCGCGGCGAACCGACCCCGTCACAGGTCGCCGCCGCCGTCACCGCTCTGCGCATCCGCGGCGAGACGGTGGACGAGATCGTCGCCTTCGCCACCGCCATGCGCGACGCCGCCCTGTCGCTGGATCACCCCTTCGGCGAGGTGATCGACACCTGCGGCACCGGCGGCGACGGCCAGCACACCTATAACGTCTCGACGGCCGCCGCCTTCGTCCTGGCGGGCGCGGGGCTCAAGGTCGCCAAGCACGGCAACCGCGCCATCAGCTCCAAGTCCGGCTCGTCCGACGTCCTGGCGGCGCTGGGCGTCAACCTGGACGCCACCATCCCGCAACAGGCCCGCGCCCTGGATCAGGCCGGCATCGCCTTCTTGTTCGCCCCCACCTATCACGGGGCCATGCGTCACGTCGGGCCGGTGCGCGCCGAGATCGGTTTCCGCACGGTTTTCAATCTTCTGGGGCCACTTTGTAATCCGGCCCATGCGACGCGACAGGTCATGGGCGTCTATGATCCCGCCCTGCTGGAGCCTTTGGCCGAGGTCCTGGGCCGTCTTGGCGCGCGTCGCGCCTGGACCGTCCACGGTCAGGGCCTGGACGAGCTGACCACCACAGGCCAGACCGAGGTGGCGGAATGGAAGGACGGCGCCGTCCGCCGCTTCACCGTCACCCCCGCCGACGCCGGACTGCCGCTGGCGACGCTGGACGATCTGCGTGGCGGCGACGCCGAGCATAATGCGGCGGCGCTGAAGGCCCTGCTGGCGGGCGAGCGCGGTCCCTATCGCGACATCGTCGTACTGAACGCCGCCGCCGCCCTGGTCGTGGCCGACCGCGCCGCCGACCTGCGCGAAGGCGCCGAACTGGCCGCCGCCGTCATCGACGACGGGCGGGCAGCCGCCGCGCTGGAAACCCTGGTGCGCGTCACCAACACCCCCATCGATCCCGAGGCCGCATGA
- the trpC gene encoding indole-3-glycerol phosphate synthase TrpC, protein MTDVLAKIAAYKREDVAARKAATSQSSIEALAAQASAPRGFRAALERVSEDTGRPALIAEIKKASPSKGLIRADFDPPALAKAYECGGATCLSVLTDGPSFQGDDAFLAAARDAVVLPCLRKDFLVDPWQVAESRALGADCILIILAMVDDALAADLLAEAERFDMDALIETHDEAEMARACKLGGDLVGINNRSLRTFEVDLDATERLSMLSPVKALLVAESGIFTPDDVQRVADAHAQAILVGESLMRQEDVEAATKALLSLS, encoded by the coding sequence ATGACCGACGTTCTGGCGAAGATCGCCGCCTACAAGCGCGAAGACGTGGCCGCCCGCAAGGCCGCGACCTCACAATCCTCCATCGAGGCCCTCGCCGCCCAGGCCTCGGCCCCGCGCGGTTTCCGCGCCGCCCTGGAACGCGTCTCTGAGGACACCGGCCGCCCCGCCCTGATCGCCGAGATCAAGAAGGCCAGTCCGTCCAAGGGCTTGATCCGCGCCGACTTCGACCCGCCCGCCCTCGCAAAAGCCTATGAGTGCGGCGGCGCCACCTGCCTGTCGGTCCTGACCGACGGCCCCAGCTTCCAGGGCGATGACGCCTTCCTGGCCGCCGCCCGCGACGCCGTCGTCCTGCCCTGCCTGCGCAAGGACTTCCTGGTCGATCCCTGGCAGGTTGCCGAGAGCCGCGCCCTGGGCGCCGACTGCATCCTGATCATCCTGGCCATGGTGGACGACGCCCTGGCCGCCGACCTGCTGGCCGAGGCCGAGCGCTTCGACATGGACGCTCTGATCGAGACCCACGACGAGGCCGAGATGGCCCGCGCCTGCAAACTGGGCGGCGATCTGGTCGGCATCAACAACCGCTCCTTACGCACCTTCGAGGTCGACCTCGACGCCACCGAGCGCCTGTCCATGCTCAGCCCCGTCAAGGCCCTGCTGGTCGCCGAAAGCGGCATCTTCACCCCCGACGACGTCCAGCGCGTCGCCGACGCCCACGCCCAGGCCATCCTCGTCGGCGAAAGCCTGATGCGTCAGGAGGATGTTGAGGCGGCGACCAAAGCCCTGCTGTCGTTGAGCTAG
- the lexA gene encoding transcriptional repressor LexA, whose amino-acid sequence MLTKKQHELLMFIHERIQETGVSPSFDEMKEALDLASKSGIHRLITALEERGFIRRLAHRARALEVTKLPEQATAGAPRGHAGFKPGVIEGGGRPKAAEPANDTRELSMMGKIAAGTPIDAIEHETARYPVPETMLGAGEHYLLEIEGDSMIEAGILNGDMVIIKSTADASSGEIVVALVEGEQATLKRLRKKGASIALEPANRNYETKIYGSDQVAVQGKLVGLIRRYH is encoded by the coding sequence ATGCTCACCAAGAAGCAGCACGAACTCCTGATGTTCATTCACGAGCGGATTCAGGAAACGGGCGTCTCGCCCTCCTTCGACGAGATGAAGGAGGCGCTGGATCTGGCGTCCAAGTCGGGCATCCACCGCCTGATCACGGCGCTGGAGGAACGCGGCTTCATCCGCCGTCTGGCCCACCGCGCCCGCGCGCTGGAAGTAACCAAGCTGCCTGAACAGGCCACGGCGGGCGCGCCGCGCGGCCACGCGGGCTTCAAGCCCGGCGTGATCGAGGGCGGCGGTCGTCCCAAGGCGGCCGAACCGGCCAACGACACGCGTGAACTGTCCATGATGGGCAAGATCGCAGCGGGCACGCCTATCGACGCCATCGAGCATGAGACCGCCCGCTATCCGGTGCCGGAGACCATGTTGGGCGCGGGCGAACACTATCTGCTCGAGATCGAGGGCGACTCGATGATCGAGGCCGGCATCCTCAACGGCGACATGGTCATCATCAAATCGACCGCCGACGCCTCGTCCGGCGAGATCGTCGTGGCCCTGGTCGAGGGCGAACAGGCCACCCTAAAGCGCCTGCGTAAAAAGGGAGCCTCCATCGCCCTGGAGCCCGCCAACCGCAATTACGAGACCAAGATCTACGGCTCGGACCAGGTCGCGGTTCAGGGCAAGCTGGTCGGCCTCATCCGCCGCTATCACTGA
- a CDS encoding ComEC/Rec2 family competence protein: protein MWAPVFFGGGCAIYFTLTTEPAGWPLMLAAVLTGAAWLAGRRYGLARRWTLMLLMLACLCGGAAVAKLRTEAVSGPIAPALAEPTVVEAWVMDVDSPGERGARIVVAPVRIRGLAAEATPVRLRATVRGEPPAPGTAVRLYGILNPPPSPASPGAYDFGRNAFFQGMGGTLFALGQTRPTVLPEPPWRVRMAMKINAARYALAQRIVARLGERTGGIAAAMTTGHETWIGREDLDAMRDSGLAHILSISGLHMAIVGGFVFFAVRLGVAVWPWLALRVSGKKVAAVAGLIAVGTYLVVSGAPPPAERAAITASIAFVAILLDRQAVTMHALAVAAFAVLLLQPEAIVTPGFQMSFAATAALVALVEVWPRRIKEISAPWPIVATQRLGSWLLVACTASLVAGMATAPFAMQHFNRTAVYGLIANLGTAPIADFILMPALALGAALEPLGLGAPFLWLAGKGVELMLAIGHWTAGLPGAVQAIASAPAAALPVAFLGIVFICLWRGRLRWLGLPLAAAVLVWPRPAAPDLWIGDGGTNAAWRQAEAAVVVRPGVRQFAADLWSRRRGLELTPRPKEGWTCKRSFCAPETSEAGPVALWWGKKAPSVEQLEALCRSAEVVSSRAELPSLPASCAGRLVLDGVDYGRGGSVELWRVGAGWKAVWAADVRGQRPWTRQADPDFSDSGG from the coding sequence TTGTGGGCGCCGGTCTTCTTCGGCGGTGGCTGTGCGATCTATTTCACCCTGACGACCGAACCGGCGGGGTGGCCGCTGATGCTAGCGGCGGTGTTGACCGGCGCAGCGTGGCTGGCGGGGCGGCGATACGGGCTGGCGCGGCGCTGGACCTTGATGCTGCTGATGCTGGCCTGCCTGTGCGGCGGGGCGGCGGTCGCCAAGCTGCGGACCGAGGCGGTCAGCGGGCCGATCGCGCCGGCCTTGGCCGAACCCACCGTGGTCGAGGCCTGGGTCATGGATGTCGATAGTCCCGGCGAGCGCGGCGCACGAATCGTCGTGGCGCCGGTGCGGATCAGAGGACTGGCGGCCGAGGCGACGCCGGTGCGGTTGCGGGCCACCGTGCGAGGCGAGCCGCCGGCGCCGGGGACGGCGGTGCGGCTCTATGGCATTCTGAACCCGCCGCCGTCGCCAGCCAGTCCGGGGGCCTATGACTTCGGTCGCAACGCCTTCTTCCAGGGCATGGGCGGGACCTTGTTCGCCTTGGGCCAGACGCGGCCGACAGTCCTGCCCGAACCGCCGTGGCGGGTGCGGATGGCGATGAAGATCAATGCTGCCCGCTATGCCCTGGCGCAGCGGATCGTGGCGCGGTTGGGCGAGCGGACTGGCGGGATCGCCGCCGCCATGACCACAGGGCACGAGACCTGGATCGGGCGCGAGGATCTGGACGCCATGCGCGATTCCGGGCTGGCGCACATCCTGTCGATCTCGGGCCTGCACATGGCCATTGTCGGGGGCTTTGTCTTCTTTGCGGTGCGGTTGGGCGTCGCGGTCTGGCCGTGGCTGGCGTTGCGGGTGTCGGGCAAGAAGGTGGCGGCGGTCGCGGGTCTGATCGCGGTGGGGACCTATCTGGTGGTGTCGGGCGCGCCGCCACCGGCCGAGCGGGCGGCGATCACCGCCTCCATCGCCTTTGTCGCCATCCTGCTGGACCGGCAGGCGGTGACCATGCACGCCCTGGCGGTGGCGGCCTTTGCGGTGCTGTTGCTGCAGCCCGAGGCCATCGTCACGCCGGGGTTCCAGATGTCGTTCGCAGCGACGGCCGCTCTGGTGGCCTTGGTCGAGGTCTGGCCGCGCCGGATCAAGGAGATTTCCGCACCCTGGCCCATCGTGGCGACGCAGCGGCTGGGAAGCTGGCTGCTGGTCGCCTGTACGGCCAGTCTGGTGGCCGGCATGGCGACGGCGCCGTTCGCCATGCAGCATTTCAACCGCACCGCGGTCTATGGCCTGATCGCCAACCTGGGCACGGCGCCGATCGCGGACTTCATCCTGATGCCGGCCCTGGCGTTGGGCGCGGCGTTGGAGCCGCTGGGGCTGGGCGCGCCCTTCCTGTGGCTGGCGGGCAAGGGCGTTGAGCTGATGCTGGCCATCGGCCACTGGACGGCGGGCCTGCCGGGCGCGGTGCAGGCCATCGCCAGCGCGCCAGCGGCGGCCCTGCCGGTCGCTTTTCTCGGCATCGTTTTCATCTGCCTGTGGCGGGGACGGCTGCGCTGGCTGGGTCTGCCGCTGGCGGCGGCGGTGCTAGTCTGGCCGCGTCCGGCGGCGCCCGATCTATGGATCGGGGATGGCGGGACCAATGCAGCCTGGCGTCAGGCCGAGGCGGCGGTTGTGGTGCGGCCCGGCGTGCGGCAGTTCGCGGCGGACCTGTGGTCGCGGCGGCGGGGACTGGAACTGACGCCGAGGCCGAAGGAGGGCTGGACCTGCAAGCGGTCGTTCTGCGCGCCGGAAACCAGCGAGGCCGGGCCGGTGGCGCTGTGGTGGGGCAAGAAGGCGCCGTCGGTGGAACAGTTGGAAGCCCTGTGCCGTTCGGCGGAGGTCGTCAGCAGCCGCGCTGAATTGCCGTCCTTGCCCGCGTCATGCGCAGGGCGGCTGGTGCTGGACGGCGTGGACTATGGGCGCGGCGGCTCGGTCGAACTTTGGCGTGTCGGCGCGGGATGGAAGGCCGTGTGGGCGGCGGACGTCAGGGGGCAGAGGCCCTGGACGCGGCAGGCCGACCCCGACTTCAGTGATAGCGGCGGATGA
- the gltX gene encoding glutamate--tRNA ligase has protein sequence MTSPSSTVVTRFAPSPTGYLHIGGARTALFNWLYAKSRGGKFLIRVEDTDRERSTDDAVKAIFDGLSWLELFGDEEPVFQFARADRHREVAEQLLASGHAYRDFLTADETNALRDQAKAEGRDFVSPWRNREPTVDDLAKPSTIRFRRPLDQAVVVDDAVQGSVRWESSSLDDLVIVRSDGAPTYNLAVVVDDHDMGVTHVIRGDDHLNNAARQSLIYDALGWTRPTFAHIPLIHGPDGAKLSKRHGAQAVHEYAEMGYLPEAMRNYLARLGWAHGDHELFSDEQAIEWFDLSGIGKAPARLDFDKLAHVNAHWIRLAEDDRLAKLTLDAHLAAGRALQPDDEARLLRAMPFVKDRAKTILELAAQTDFVLKARPLVLDEKTHGLLSGEGGERISRLRERLGLFQSWDVFALEAELKAFAEEEGVGFGKIGPSMRGVLTGGSVSPDIARILAALGRDEGLGRLDDALQQTK, from the coding sequence ATGACCTCCCCCTCCTCGACTGTCGTCACCCGCTTCGCCCCCTCGCCCACAGGCTACCTGCATATCGGCGGGGCGAGAACCGCGTTATTCAACTGGCTGTACGCCAAGAGCCGGGGCGGCAAGTTCCTGATCCGTGTCGAGGACACCGACCGCGAGCGTTCGACCGACGACGCCGTGAAGGCCATCTTCGACGGCCTGTCCTGGCTGGAGCTGTTCGGCGACGAAGAGCCCGTCTTCCAGTTCGCCCGCGCCGACCGCCACCGCGAAGTCGCCGAGCAACTGCTGGCCTCGGGCCACGCCTACCGCGACTTCCTGACCGCCGACGAAACCAACGCCCTGCGCGATCAGGCCAAGGCCGAGGGCCGCGACTTTGTCTCGCCCTGGCGCAACCGCGAACCGACCGTCGACGACCTGGCCAAGCCCTCCACCATCCGCTTCCGTCGCCCGCTGGATCAGGCCGTGGTCGTCGATGACGCGGTGCAGGGCAGCGTGCGTTGGGAATCTTCGTCGCTGGACGATCTGGTCATCGTCCGCTCGGACGGAGCCCCGACCTACAACCTCGCCGTGGTGGTGGACGACCACGACATGGGCGTGACCCACGTCATTCGCGGCGACGACCACCTGAACAACGCCGCCCGCCAGAGCCTGATCTACGACGCCTTGGGCTGGACCCGCCCGACCTTCGCCCACATCCCGCTGATCCACGGCCCCGACGGCGCCAAGCTGTCCAAGCGCCACGGCGCGCAAGCGGTGCATGAATACGCCGAGATGGGCTATCTGCCCGAGGCCATGCGCAACTATCTGGCGCGCCTGGGTTGGGCCCACGGCGACCACGAACTGTTCAGCGACGAACAGGCGATCGAATGGTTCGACCTGTCGGGCATCGGCAAGGCCCCGGCTCGTCTCGACTTCGACAAGCTGGCCCACGTCAACGCCCACTGGATCAGGCTGGCCGAGGACGATCGCCTGGCCAAGCTGACGCTGGACGCCCATCTTGCCGCCGGGCGCGCCCTGCAGCCCGACGACGAAGCCCGCCTGTTGCGCGCCATGCCCTTCGTCAAGGATCGCGCAAAGACCATCCTCGAACTGGCCGCTCAAACCGACTTCGTGCTGAAGGCCCGCCCGCTCGTCCTAGACGAGAAAACCCACGGTTTGCTGAGCGGCGAAGGCGGTGAAAGAATTTCACGACTCCGTGAACGACTCGGTCTTTTCCAGAGCTGGGACGTTTTCGCCCTCGAAGCTGAGCTTAAGGCGTTCGCCGAAGAAGAAGGCGTAGGCTTCGGAAAAATAGGGCCTTCCATGCGCGGCGTTCTGACCGGCGGATCGGTGTCGCCCGATATTGCGAGAATTCTTGCCGCCCTGGGACGCGACGAAGGTCTGGGGCGCTTGGATGATGCGCTGCAACAGACTAAGTGA